From Erigeron canadensis isolate Cc75 chromosome 8, C_canadensis_v1, whole genome shotgun sequence, one genomic window encodes:
- the LOC122610157 gene encoding probable receptor-like protein kinase At5g38990: protein MSMKELQHQLKLSFKEIDEATINFKTCIGKGGYGWVYKGTLCHDGKYTTVAVKRLNENLGQGLKEFLTEIQLLSGQHHPNLISLIGYCDEGKEKILVYEFAERGSLDRYIRPGSSKTTLTWLERLKVCIGAARGLDHLHNHVGEHQTIIHRDIKSANILLDENWVAKISDLGLSKLSLAGFDRSAVISHACGTPGYCEPEYIISGVVKTESDVYSFGMVLFEVMCGRLCNVKEDDGFLLSASTAKESYEKRKLDEIIHFSLRKQMSLDSMEKFSTIAYRCLHDSRDRRPSMNVVRKQLERSLKIQVISYARLASYT, encoded by the coding sequence atGTCAATGAAAGAATTGCAACACCAATTGAAATTATCATTCAAAGAGATTGATGAAGCAACCATCAACTTCAAAACGTGCATTGGAAAGGGTGGATATGGCTGGGTGTACAAAGGAACACTCTGCCACGATGGTAAATACACCACAGTAGCTGTAAAGAGATTAAATGAGAATCTAGGACAAGGGTTAAAGGAGTTTTTGACTGAGATTCAATTACTCTCTGGTCAGCACCATCCAAACCTCATCTCTCTTATCGGTTACTGTGACGAGGGGAAGGAGAAGATTTTGGTTTATGAATTCGCAGAGCGTGGAAGTTTAGATCGTTATATAAGGCCCGGAAGTAGTAAAACTACTCTTACATGGCTGGAAAGACTCAAAGTTTGTATTGGGGCAGCTCGAGGATTAGATCACCTCCACAATCATGTTGGAGAGCATCAAACAATAATCCATCGCGATATAAAAAGTGCAAATATTTTGTTAGATGAGAATTGGGTTGCTAAAATTTCGGACCTTGGATTGTCCAAGTTAAGCTTGGCAGGTTTCGATAGAAGTGCTGTCATTTCTCACGCTTGTGGCACCCCTGGCTACTGTGAACCAGAATACATAATTAGTGGCGTGGTGAAGACAGAATCTGATGTATATTCTTTCGGCATGGTACTATTCGAAGTTATGTGTGGAAGGCTATGCAATGTTAAAGAAGATGATGGCTTTTTGCTATCGGCTTCCACGGCTAAAGAATCATATGAAAAGAGGAAATTGGATGAAATTATTCATTTTAGTTTAAGGAAACAAATGAGCTTAGACTCCATGGAAAAATTTTCAACAATAGCCTATAGATGTTTGCACGATTCTCGAGACCGACGACCTTCTATGAATGTTGTCAGAAAACAGCTTGAAAGATCACTCAAAATCCAGGTAATTTCCTATGCTAGGCTAGCTAGCTACACATGA